The Fusobacterium necrophorum subsp. necrophorum genome has a window encoding:
- a CDS encoding DEAD/DEAH box helicase yields MKKIQKYRGEIPYFIQQNCTDILVYVCSSYRNLEEYFSVLKDLFSIPVYALESKEEEESISQRYEIFEFFKRKKKAILLLTLDMFLRKYETIGVYQVFQVGKEYSLSFLKETLEKHHYRKNYLLEKRGEYSIRGDILDIFPYTDSFPVRIEFFGEEIERISYFEIENQKSFQSMTEYKMYIDNNNIEENLLTFLKIDSKKHKIFFENVELLSYKLEEMILIEEKEEKKKEYRKEFETLYTFGTEIRLQQFHYQDLENFRKKEYLEQIQKRKKIIIKSLEAEKYKERYSDTVSLYQKYPYFEGYENEMELVLTDRELKGIRVKREGEKKKSLKLMKPDQIQEGEYIIHENYGVGLYLGIELIDGKDYFKIKYADEDKLFVPLESIHKIEKYVHVPGVVPEIYHLGTRGFQRKREKLQEEILEFAKEIVEIQARRNSTQGFRYSPDTVWQEEFEESFPYTETAAQKKAIQDVKQDMEMGKVMDRLICGDVGYGKTEIAIRATFKAIMDQKQVVVLAPTTVLAEQHYQRFQERFLNYPIEIAVLSRMKTAKEQKEILEKIKNGSIDLIIGTSRLLSDDLEFKDLGFLIIDEEQKFGVKAKEKFKKMRGNLNILAMTATPIPRTLNLSLLGIRDLSIVDIPPEGRKAVKTFFIEKKEETIVKAILQELSREGQVFYIFNSVKRIQEKVKELEKILPSYVRVDCIHGKMSGKELKYTIEQFENMQIDVLVSTTILENGIDIENANTMIIEGMEKLGLSQIYQLRGRIGRGRRQSYCYCIVADYKSKKAEEREKSLMELGKGSGLELSMEDMRIRGAGEILGEKQHGMIETLGYHFYMKMLEEEIAKLKGEKKEEKEKKIDLSLRFPKYIPDSYIQKEEKIVVYKRALSLQSMEEIMEFESEILDRFGKFPMEVKGFFQFLKIQYFCQNFGIYELIEKEKEYWIRFEEEKVNVDHIIYLLSQQKIDYIQKTKQIIFRGDIFHFFELYKK; encoded by the coding sequence GTGAAAAAAATACAAAAATATAGAGGAGAAATTCCTTATTTTATTCAACAAAATTGTACAGATATCTTAGTTTATGTTTGTTCTTCTTATCGAAATTTAGAAGAATATTTTTCTGTTTTAAAAGATCTGTTTTCGATACCGGTCTATGCTTTAGAATCCAAAGAAGAAGAGGAAAGTATTTCACAAAGATATGAAATTTTCGAATTTTTTAAAAGAAAAAAGAAAGCTATTCTATTATTGACCTTAGACATGTTTTTAAGAAAATACGAGACCATTGGTGTTTATCAAGTATTTCAAGTCGGAAAAGAATATTCTCTTTCTTTTTTAAAAGAAACATTAGAAAAACATCATTATCGAAAAAATTATTTATTGGAAAAAAGAGGAGAATATAGTATTCGAGGAGATATTTTAGATATTTTTCCTTACACGGATTCTTTTCCGGTTCGAATTGAATTCTTTGGAGAAGAAATAGAAAGAATTTCCTACTTTGAGATTGAAAATCAAAAAAGTTTTCAATCTATGACAGAATATAAAATGTATATAGACAATAATAATATAGAAGAAAATTTATTGACTTTTTTAAAAATTGATTCTAAGAAGCACAAAATCTTTTTTGAAAATGTAGAACTTTTATCTTATAAATTGGAAGAAATGATATTGATTGAGGAGAAAGAAGAAAAGAAAAAAGAGTATAGAAAAGAATTCGAAACTTTATATACATTCGGTACGGAAATTCGATTACAACAGTTTCATTATCAAGACTTAGAAAATTTTAGAAAAAAAGAATACTTAGAACAGATTCAAAAAAGAAAGAAAATTATTATTAAAAGTTTGGAAGCTGAAAAATATAAGGAAAGGTACTCCGACACTGTTTCTCTTTACCAAAAATATCCTTATTTTGAGGGATATGAAAATGAAATGGAATTGGTACTGACAGATAGGGAACTCAAAGGAATTCGTGTTAAAAGAGAAGGAGAAAAAAAGAAAAGCTTAAAGCTAATGAAACCTGATCAAATTCAAGAGGGAGAATATATTATTCATGAAAATTATGGTGTTGGTCTGTATTTGGGAATAGAACTTATTGATGGAAAGGATTATTTTAAAATTAAATATGCAGATGAAGATAAATTGTTTGTCCCTTTGGAAAGCATTCATAAAATTGAAAAATATGTTCATGTTCCCGGTGTGGTTCCTGAAATTTATCATTTAGGAACGAGAGGGTTTCAAAGAAAAAGAGAAAAATTGCAAGAGGAAATTTTAGAGTTTGCAAAAGAAATCGTGGAAATTCAGGCAAGAAGGAATTCGACACAGGGATTTCGATATTCACCGGATACCGTTTGGCAGGAAGAATTTGAAGAAAGCTTTCCTTACACGGAAACAGCCGCTCAAAAAAAAGCAATTCAGGATGTAAAGCAAGATATGGAAATGGGAAAAGTAATGGATAGACTCATCTGTGGTGATGTTGGGTATGGAAAAACAGAAATTGCAATCCGAGCTACCTTTAAAGCAATCATGGATCAAAAACAAGTAGTAGTATTAGCTCCTACTACAGTTTTAGCGGAGCAGCACTATCAAAGGTTTCAAGAAAGATTTCTGAATTATCCAATTGAAATTGCTGTTTTAAGTAGAATGAAGACAGCAAAAGAACAAAAAGAAATTTTGGAAAAAATAAAAAATGGTAGTATCGATTTAATTATAGGAACCAGTCGATTACTTTCGGATGATTTGGAATTTAAAGATTTAGGATTTTTAATTATTGATGAAGAACAGAAGTTCGGGGTAAAAGCAAAAGAAAAATTTAAAAAAATGAGAGGCAATTTGAATATCTTAGCAATGACCGCAACTCCGATTCCTCGAACTTTAAATCTATCTCTATTGGGAATTCGAGATCTTTCCATTGTAGACATTCCCCCTGAAGGAAGAAAAGCAGTTAAAACTTTTTTTATAGAAAAAAAAGAAGAAACCATTGTGAAAGCTATTTTACAAGAGTTATCTCGGGAGGGGCAAGTATTTTATATTTTTAATTCTGTTAAAAGAATCCAAGAAAAAGTGAAAGAGTTGGAAAAAATACTTCCTTCCTATGTAAGAGTAGATTGTATTCATGGAAAAATGTCGGGAAAAGAACTAAAATATACAATAGAACAGTTTGAAAACATGCAGATTGATGTTTTGGTTTCTACTACAATTCTGGAAAATGGCATTGATATTGAAAATGCAAATACCATGATTATCGAAGGAATGGAAAAATTAGGACTTTCACAAATTTATCAACTGAGAGGAAGAATAGGACGAGGAAGAAGACAGAGTTATTGTTATTGTATTGTAGCAGATTACAAAAGTAAAAAAGCGGAGGAAAGGGAAAAATCTCTCATGGAATTAGGAAAGGGAAGTGGTTTGGAGCTTTCTATGGAAGATATGAGAATTCGTGGAGCCGGAGAAATTTTGGGAGAAAAACAACATGGAATGATTGAGACTTTAGGATATCATTTCTATATGAAAATGCTGGAAGAAGAGATTGCAAAATTAAAAGGAGAAAAGAAAGAGGAAAAAGAGAAAAAAATAGATTTATCTCTTCGTTTTCCAAAATATATTCCAGATTCTTATATTCAAAAAGAAGAAAAAATTGTTGTGTATAAGAGAGCTTTGTCTTTACAAAGTATGGAAGAGATTATGGAATTTGAATCAGAAATATTAGACAGATTTGGAAAATTTCCTATGGAAGTAAAAGGTTTTTTTCAATTTTTAAAAATTCAGTATTTTTGTCAAAACTTTGGAATTTATGAATTGATAGAGAAGGAGAAAGAATATTGGATTCGATTTGAAGAAGAAAAAGTAAATGTGGATCATATTATATATTTACTTTCTCAGCAAAAAATTGATTATATTCAAAAAACAAAACAAATTATTTTTCGTGGAGATATCTTCCATTTTTTTGAACTTTATAAAAAATAA
- the mnmG gene encoding tRNA uridine-5-carboxymethylaminomethyl(34) synthesis enzyme MnmG produces MQEFDIIVVGGGHAGCEAALASARLGLKTAMITLYLDSIAMMSCNPSIGGPGKSNLVTEIDVLGGEMAKHTDYFNLQLKHLNESKGPAARVTRGQADKFLYRIHMRRVLEHTPNLHLLQDCVEEILVENEHISGVKTRLGIQYKAKAVILCTGTFLKGKVVIGDIVYSAGRQGESSAEKLSENLRALGLKVERYQTATPPRLDKKSIDFSKLKELHGEEYPRYFSIFTQKKKNRTVPTWLTYTNEKTLEKTKEMLQYSPIVSGIIETHGPRHCPSIDRKVLNFPDKTEHQIFLELESLDSDEIYVNGFTTAMPPFAQEEILHTICGLEDAKIMRYGYAVEYDYVPAFQLYPSLENKKISGLFCAGQINGTSGYEEAAAQGLIAGINAGRKILQKSPIFIDRSEAYIGVMIDDLIHKKTPEPYRVLPSRSEYRLHLRFDNAFMRLYEKSKEIGLLSPEKISFLEEAIEKVTQEVERLKTISISMQEANQFLKNKNCMDFFSKGVKIADILKRKEISYLDLEELIELPEYPEFIRNQIETILKYEIFMEREEKQILKFKQLEQQLIPQNFDFSSVKGISNIALSGLLEVKPLSIGEAGRISGVTGNDLALLIAHLRS; encoded by the coding sequence ATGCAAGAATTTGATATTATTGTAGTAGGAGGAGGTCATGCCGGTTGTGAGGCCGCTTTAGCTTCTGCTCGATTAGGATTAAAAACAGCTATGATTACTTTATATTTGGACAGCATTGCTATGATGTCATGTAATCCATCCATCGGAGGTCCGGGAAAAAGTAATTTAGTGACTGAAATAGATGTTTTGGGTGGAGAAATGGCAAAGCATACGGACTATTTTAATCTTCAGTTAAAACATTTAAATGAAAGCAAAGGACCTGCTGCCAGAGTTACCAGAGGGCAAGCTGATAAATTTTTGTATAGAATTCATATGAGAAGAGTATTGGAACATACTCCAAATTTACATTTATTACAGGATTGTGTGGAAGAAATCTTGGTGGAAAACGAACATATTTCCGGAGTAAAAACAAGGTTAGGAATTCAGTACAAGGCAAAAGCGGTAATTTTATGTACCGGAACTTTTTTGAAAGGAAAGGTAGTTATTGGGGATATTGTTTATTCGGCGGGAAGGCAAGGAGAAAGTTCAGCAGAAAAATTGTCTGAAAATTTAAGAGCCTTAGGCTTAAAAGTAGAACGGTACCAGACGGCTACTCCTCCTAGACTTGATAAAAAAAGTATTGATTTTTCAAAATTAAAAGAATTACATGGAGAAGAATATCCAAGATATTTTTCTATTTTTACACAAAAGAAAAAAAATAGAACAGTTCCTACTTGGCTTACTTATACAAATGAGAAAACCTTAGAAAAAACAAAAGAAATGCTACAATATTCTCCTATTGTGAGTGGAATCATAGAAACACATGGACCGAGACATTGTCCTTCTATTGATCGAAAAGTATTAAATTTTCCGGATAAAACAGAACATCAGATTTTTTTAGAGCTGGAGTCTTTGGATTCTGATGAAATTTATGTGAATGGTTTTACCACAGCTATGCCGCCCTTTGCACAAGAGGAAATTTTACATACCATTTGTGGATTGGAAGATGCCAAAATTATGCGATATGGCTATGCAGTTGAATATGATTATGTACCGGCTTTTCAATTATATCCAAGTTTAGAGAATAAAAAAATTAGTGGATTGTTTTGTGCGGGACAAATTAATGGGACTTCTGGATATGAAGAAGCTGCGGCTCAAGGATTGATAGCAGGAATCAATGCCGGTCGAAAGATATTACAAAAATCTCCTATTTTTATTGATAGGAGTGAGGCTTATATCGGAGTTATGATTGATGATTTGATTCATAAAAAGACTCCGGAACCGTATCGAGTGTTACCTTCTCGTTCTGAATATCGGCTTCATTTACGTTTTGATAATGCTTTTATGAGGTTATATGAAAAATCAAAAGAAATTGGTTTATTATCACCGGAAAAAATATCTTTTTTAGAAGAAGCTATTGAAAAGGTAACACAAGAAGTGGAAAGATTGAAAACTATTTCTATTTCGATGCAAGAAGCAAATCAATTTTTGAAAAATAAAAATTGTATGGATTTTTTTTCAAAGGGAGTGAAAATTGCTGATATTTTAAAAAGAAAAGAAATTTCCTATCTTGATTTAGAAGAATTGATAGAGCTTCCCGAATATCCTGAATTTATTCGAAATCAAATAGAAACAATATTGAAATATGAAATCTTTATGGAACGGGAAGAGAAACAAATTTTAAAATTTAAGCAATTAGAACAACAATTGATTCCTCAGAATTTTGATTTTTCCTCTGTAAAAGGAATTTCTAATATTGCTTTATCCGGCTTGTTAGAAGTAAAACCGCTATCTATTGGCGAAGCTGGAAGAATTAGTGGAGTAACAGGGAATGATTTAGCATTATTGATTGCACATTTAAGATCATAA
- the mnmE gene encoding tRNA uridine-5-carboxymethylaminomethyl(34) synthesis GTPase MnmE, with product MLLDTIAAISTPRGEGGISIIRISGSESLNILEKIFSPKKNISVKNLRNYGIHYGYIKQGENIVDEVLVSIMKAPNTYTREDIVEINCHGGYLITEKILELVLSSGARLAEVGEFTRRAFFHGRIDLTQAEAVMDIIHGKTEKSLSVSINQLRGDLKEKIISLKKAVLDLAAHINVVLDYPEEGIEEPIPENLLNNLRKVSIEIQELISSYQKGKMIKEGVKTVIIGKPNVGKSSLLNSILREERAIVTQVAGTTRDVIEEVINIKGIPLVLVDTAGIRDTADFVENIGVMKSKEFLKKADLVLFVLDASQELSKEDREIYNSLQENQKVIGILNKTDLEKKIQVSSLFKIKNWIEISAMKCIGIEEMEEKIYQYILQEKVEENSQKLILTNIRHKAALEKTNAAIKNIFSTVEQGLPMDLMAVDIKEALDSLSEITGEISTEDILDHIFHNFCVGK from the coding sequence ATGTTATTAGATACCATTGCTGCTATTTCTACTCCAAGAGGTGAAGGTGGAATCAGTATTATTAGAATATCTGGTTCGGAATCATTGAATATTCTGGAAAAGATTTTTTCTCCTAAAAAAAATATTTCGGTAAAAAACTTAAGAAATTATGGAATTCATTATGGATATATTAAACAAGGAGAAAACATAGTAGATGAAGTATTGGTTTCTATTATGAAGGCTCCTAATACTTATACCAGAGAAGATATTGTAGAAATCAACTGTCATGGCGGATATCTGATCACGGAAAAAATTTTAGAGTTGGTTCTTTCTTCCGGAGCAAGATTGGCTGAAGTAGGAGAATTTACGAGAAGAGCTTTTTTTCATGGAAGAATTGATTTGACCCAAGCGGAAGCGGTGATGGACATTATTCATGGAAAAACGGAAAAATCTCTTTCCGTATCCATAAATCAACTTCGAGGAGATTTGAAAGAAAAGATTATAAGTTTAAAAAAAGCTGTTTTAGATTTGGCAGCTCATATCAACGTTGTATTGGATTATCCGGAAGAGGGGATTGAGGAACCCATTCCTGAAAATCTGTTAAACAATTTACGAAAAGTTTCCATAGAAATTCAAGAATTAATTTCTTCTTATCAAAAAGGAAAGATGATAAAAGAGGGAGTAAAAACAGTTATTATCGGAAAACCGAATGTAGGAAAATCCAGTTTATTAAATTCCATTTTAAGAGAAGAAAGAGCGATTGTAACGCAGGTAGCGGGAACAACTCGAGATGTCATTGAGGAAGTGATTAATATCAAAGGAATTCCTTTGGTACTTGTAGATACTGCTGGAATTCGAGATACTGCAGATTTCGTTGAAAATATTGGAGTGATGAAATCCAAAGAATTTTTAAAAAAAGCGGATTTGGTCCTTTTTGTTTTAGATGCTTCACAGGAATTAAGTAAAGAAGATAGGGAAATTTACAATTCTTTACAAGAAAATCAAAAAGTAATCGGAATTTTAAATAAAACAGATCTAGAAAAAAAGATTCAAGTCTCTTCTTTATTCAAAATAAAAAATTGGATTGAAATCTCTGCTATGAAGTGTATCGGAATTGAAGAAATGGAAGAAAAGATATATCAATATATTTTACAAGAAAAGGTAGAAGAAAATTCTCAAAAATTGATTTTAACAAATATTCGACATAAAGCTGCTTTAGAGAAAACGAATGCAGCTATTAAAAATATTTTTTCAACTGTAGAGCAAGGATTACCGATGGATCTTATGGCAGTAGACATTAAGGAAGCTTTAGATTCTTTGTCGGAAATCACAGGAGAAATTTCTACAGAAGATATATTAGATCATATTTTTCATAATTTTTGTGTAGGAAAGTAA
- the jag gene encoding RNA-binding cell elongation regulator Jag/EloR has protein sequence MIKNTQIKAMTEEEAKKRALNILEAKEYQIVDIKILENPKSFLGLFNKNGLFEIIIDTEKQEKAVPKILMETKKTKKIVEESKKNSFSEEEIISNIKTLLENIGLNLRLEYKKISEKHYHIQLFGEDNGIIIGKKGKTLNSFEYLINSIYKDYKIEIDVEGFKEKRNKTLRELGRKMAEKCIKSRKIIRLNPMPPKERKIIHEILNKYSELETYSEGRDPKRYIVIKYKKK, from the coding sequence ATGATAAAAAATACTCAAATCAAAGCTATGACGGAAGAAGAAGCGAAAAAAAGAGCCTTAAATATTTTAGAAGCAAAAGAATATCAAATTGTAGACATAAAAATATTAGAAAATCCGAAATCTTTTTTAGGATTATTTAATAAAAACGGTTTATTTGAAATCATAATAGACACAGAGAAACAAGAAAAAGCAGTGCCTAAAATTTTAATGGAAACGAAAAAAACAAAAAAAATCGTAGAAGAGAGCAAAAAAAATTCTTTTTCAGAGGAAGAAATCATTTCTAATATCAAGACATTATTGGAAAACATTGGTTTAAACTTAAGATTGGAGTATAAGAAAATTTCTGAAAAACACTATCATATTCAATTATTTGGGGAAGATAATGGAATTATTATTGGAAAAAAAGGAAAAACGCTGAATAGTTTTGAATATTTGATAAATTCTATCTATAAGGATTATAAAATAGAGATTGATGTGGAGGGATTCAAAGAAAAAAGAAATAAAACTCTTCGGGAATTGGGAAGAAAAATGGCAGAAAAATGTATCAAGAGTCGAAAAATCATTCGATTGAATCCTATGCCACCAAAAGAACGAAAAATTATTCATGAAATTTTAAATAAATATTCAGAATTAGAAACTTATAGTGAAGGAAGAGATCCTAAAAGATATATTGTCATTAAATATAAAAAGAAGTAG
- the spoVG gene encoding septation regulator SpoVG: MKITDVRVKKIIGEETGRLKAYVDLTFDEAFVIHGLKLIEGENGKFIAMPSRKMPDGEFKDIVHPISPELRKEITDCVIQKYEEVLKEDTVVEVEK, translated from the coding sequence ATGAAAATTACAGATGTGAGAGTAAAAAAAATTATTGGCGAAGAAACTGGTAGATTGAAAGCATATGTAGATTTGACTTTTGATGAAGCTTTTGTAATTCATGGTTTAAAATTGATTGAGGGAGAAAATGGGAAATTTATTGCCATGCCTTCAAGAAAAATGCCAGACGGTGAATTTAAAGACATCGTACATCCTATCAGTCCTGAATTGAGAAAAGAAATTACAGATTGTGTCATTCAAAAATATGAAGAAGTTTTAAAAGAAGATACTGTAGTAGAAGTAGAAAAATGA
- the ispE gene encoding 4-(cytidine 5'-diphospho)-2-C-methyl-D-erythritol kinase produces the protein MKTYRIRANAKINIGLNILGKKENGYHELDMTMLPISYYDMLTLRIFSESGSLKIFCRNKSIPTDKKNILFKVYEKFYEKTKINPLKMKISLKKRIPSEAGLGGGSSDGAFFLKFLNSYHAYPLSLKELFEIASQIGADLPFFLNNVSARLQGVGEKMIPFQNKSTIRVLILKPTFGFSTKEVYELSDLPREKKVADIFSIIKALEEDRIEKEEDKIWNHLEQALLSHKTELVRFKEKIEFFTQKKAFLTGSGSAYYIFLKKQEAFKMQRRCKKYFKDCEVKLCSFL, from the coding sequence TTGAAAACATATAGAATAAGAGCAAATGCAAAAATTAATATAGGCTTGAATATTTTGGGAAAAAAAGAAAATGGCTATCATGAATTGGATATGACAATGTTGCCTATATCCTATTATGATATGTTAACTCTTCGAATATTTTCGGAGAGTGGAAGTTTAAAGATTTTCTGTAGAAACAAATCCATCCCTACCGATAAGAAAAATATTTTATTTAAAGTTTATGAAAAGTTTTATGAGAAAACTAAAATAAACCCCTTAAAAATGAAAATATCTTTAAAAAAGCGAATTCCTTCGGAAGCGGGATTAGGAGGAGGAAGTTCGGATGGAGCTTTCTTTTTGAAATTTTTAAATTCTTATCATGCTTATCCCTTATCTTTGAAAGAGTTATTTGAGATAGCCTCTCAAATTGGAGCGGATTTGCCTTTCTTTTTGAATAATGTTTCAGCAAGATTGCAAGGAGTAGGAGAAAAAATGATTCCTTTTCAGAATAAAAGTACGATACGAGTTCTTATCTTAAAGCCTACATTCGGTTTCTCTACGAAAGAAGTCTATGAACTATCCGATTTACCAAGAGAAAAAAAGGTAGCAGATATTTTTTCGATTATAAAAGCTTTGGAAGAAGATAGAATAGAAAAAGAAGAAGATAAAATTTGGAATCACTTAGAACAAGCCTTATTATCTCATAAAACAGAACTAGTAAGGTTTAAAGAAAAAATAGAATTCTTTACACAGAAAAAAGCTTTTTTAACAGGAAGTGGAAGTGCATATTATATTTTTTTAAAGAAGCAAGAGGCTTTCAAAATGCAACGAAGGTGTAAAAAATATTTTAAAGACTGTGAAGTAAAGCTTTGTAGTTTTTTATAA
- a CDS encoding YidC/Oxa1 family membrane protein insertase has product MTYLYELLKQLISSLLLSVDSVVQNFGISIIIATIIVRIILLPLTLKQDKSMKAMKKIQPELEALKEKYGNDKQLLNQKTMELYQKHKVNPAGGCLPLIIQLPILFALFGVLRGEIIPEDSKFLWLELIKPDPFYIFPLLNGAVSFFQQKLMGNSDNPQMKNMMYMFPIMMIFISYKMPGGLQLYWLTSSLTAVLQQYFIMKKGD; this is encoded by the coding sequence ATGACTTATCTATATGAACTATTAAAACAACTAATAAGCTCTTTATTATTATCAGTAGACAGTGTAGTACAAAACTTTGGAATTTCAATCATCATTGCTACCATTATTGTACGTATTATTTTATTACCCTTGACTCTAAAACAAGATAAATCCATGAAAGCAATGAAAAAAATTCAACCGGAATTGGAAGCATTGAAAGAAAAATATGGAAATGACAAACAACTTCTAAACCAAAAAACAATGGAACTTTATCAAAAACATAAAGTAAATCCGGCAGGAGGATGTCTTCCACTGATTATTCAACTTCCTATTTTATTTGCTTTATTCGGAGTATTAAGAGGAGAAATCATCCCGGAAGATTCTAAATTTTTATGGCTAGAATTAATAAAACCGGATCCATTTTACATTTTTCCATTACTAAATGGGGCTGTCTCGTTTTTCCAACAAAAATTGATGGGAAATTCTGATAATCCTCAAATGAAAAATATGATGTATATGTTTCCTATTATGATGATTTTTATTTCCTATAAAATGCCCGGAGGATTACAATTATATTGGTTGACATCTAGTTTAACAGCGGTTCTTCAACAATATTTTATAATGAAAAAAGGAGATTAG
- the yidD gene encoding membrane protein insertion efficiency factor YidD, with the protein MKNMLLFSIRCYQKYISPNLGKNCRFYPTCSQYTYEAIQKYGCIKGIYLGIKRISKCHPFHPGGYDPLP; encoded by the coding sequence ATGAAAAATATGTTATTATTTAGTATTCGATGCTATCAAAAATATATTTCCCCTAATTTAGGAAAAAATTGTAGATTTTATCCTACTTGTTCACAATATACCTATGAAGCTATTCAAAAATACGGCTGTATCAAGGGAATATATTTAGGAATAAAACGAATTAGTAAATGTCATCCTTTTCATCCGGGAGGTTACGATCCCCTTCCTTAA
- a CDS encoding RNA-binding S4 domain-containing protein, with product MRLDKFLKVSRIIKRRTIAKMVVDEKKAKLDGKTAKASTEVKVGQELELEYFNKYFKFKILQVPLGNVQKEKTSELVKLMESRGIEKNFSLDTEEEFFENI from the coding sequence ATGAGATTAGATAAATTTTTAAAAGTAAGTAGGATTATTAAAAGAAGAACAATCGCTAAAATGGTCGTGGATGAGAAGAAAGCGAAATTGGATGGAAAAACTGCCAAGGCAAGTACAGAAGTAAAAGTGGGACAAGAATTGGAACTGGAATATTTTAATAAGTATTTTAAGTTTAAAATTTTACAAGTTCCACTTGGAAATGTACAAAAAGAAAAAACGAGTGAATTAGTAAAATTAATGGAAAGTAGAGGGATAGAGAAAAATTTTTCTTTAGATACTGAGGAGGAATTTTTTGAAAACATATAG
- a CDS encoding glucose-6-phosphate isomerase gives MKSISFDWKTSAQFMSEEEIENIKAQITLASNLLENGTGAGNEFLGWLSLPTEYDKEEFMRIQQAAEKIKQQSEVLIVIGIGGSYLGARAVIECLSHTFHNSLARERRNLPEIYFVGHNISGRYIKHLLEVIGERSFSVNVISKSGTTTEPAIAFRIFKKKLEEKYGREEAKNRIFATTDASKGALKSLSTQEGYETFVIPDNVGGRFSVFTAVGLLPIAVAGISIEEFIKGAKDAQSEYSKDFEENICYQYAAVRNILYRKNISVELLVNYDPRFHFIAEWWKQLFGESEGKDEKGLFPAAVDLSTDLHSMGQYIQNGKRMLMETVLQVECEKEDIRLELEKEDLDGLNYLAGKSMHEINQKAFSGTLLAHIDGGVPNFVITLPEVTAYYIGKLLYFFEKACGVSGYLLGVNPFNQPGVESYKRNMFALLGKKGYENLSEELEKRLKK, from the coding sequence ATGAAATCAATTAGTTTTGACTGGAAAACTTCTGCACAATTTATGAGTGAAGAAGAAATAGAAAATATAAAAGCACAAATTACATTGGCTAGCAATCTTTTAGAAAATGGAACTGGAGCTGGAAATGAATTTTTAGGTTGGTTATCTTTACCGACAGAGTATGATAAAGAAGAGTTTATGAGGATCCAACAGGCTGCAGAAAAAATTAAACAACAATCGGAGGTTTTGATTGTAATAGGAATCGGGGGTTCTTATTTAGGAGCAAGAGCAGTCATTGAATGTTTGAGTCATACTTTTCATAATAGTTTGGCGAGAGAAAGAAGAAACCTTCCAGAAATTTATTTTGTTGGACATAATATATCCGGAAGATATATCAAACATTTGTTAGAAGTCATTGGAGAAAGAAGTTTTTCAGTGAATGTAATTTCTAAGTCTGGAACAACAACAGAACCTGCTATTGCATTTCGAATTTTTAAGAAAAAATTAGAGGAAAAATATGGGAGGGAAGAAGCGAAAAATAGAATTTTTGCAACCACAGATGCTAGCAAGGGAGCTTTAAAATCTTTGTCTACACAAGAAGGATATGAAACTTTTGTTATTCCGGATAATGTTGGAGGGCGTTTTTCGGTATTTACAGCAGTTGGTTTACTTCCTATTGCGGTAGCAGGAATTTCTATTGAAGAATTCATAAAAGGAGCTAAAGATGCTCAAAGTGAATATAGTAAGGATTTTGAAGAAAATATTTGTTATCAGTATGCAGCAGTTCGAAATATTTTGTATCGAAAAAATATTTCCGTTGAGTTACTGGTAAATTATGATCCGAGATTTCATTTTATTGCGGAGTGGTGGAAACAATTATTTGGAGAATCAGAAGGAAAGGATGAAAAAGGCTTATTTCCGGCAGCTGTTGATTTAAGTACAGATTTACATTCTATGGGACAGTATATTCAGAATGGAAAAAGAATGTTAATGGAGACAGTACTTCAGGTGGAATGTGAAAAAGAGGATATCCGTTTAGAGTTGGAAAAAGAAGATTTAGATGGATTAAACTATTTAGCAGGAAAAAGTATGCACGAAATAAACCAAAAAGCATTTTCCGGAACTTTATTAGCACATATTGATGGAGGAGTTCCGAATTTTGTAATTACTTTGCCGGAAGTGACTGCATATTATATAGGAAAACTTCTATATTTTTTTGAAAAAGCTTGCGGGGTTAGCGGATATTTATTAGGTGTTAATCCTTTTAATCAACCCGGAGTGGAATCATATAAGAGAAATATGTTTGCGTTATTAGGAAAAAAAGGATATGAAAATTTGTCAGAAGAATTGGAAAAAAGATTAAAAAAATAG